AACAGCTTCAACAATATTCTTTCCTGTTAAACCTCCAGATCGAATATGTGCTGTATAATCTCCACCTCCAGCTATTTTAGAAGCTAAAACAACTTTATCTCTATTTCCTGTTTTCTTAAACCAGTTTCCGATAATTTTTTCTGTAGCTCCATAAGTTTCTGGAGTTGCAGGAACAGAATATAATTCAGCAGTATCAAAAAAATTCACACCTTGTTCTAAGGCATAATCCATTTGCTCAAATCCTTCTGCTTCCGTATTCTGATTTCCCCAAGTCATTGTTCCTAAACAAATCTTAGAAACTTTAACATCGGTATTTGGTAATGTTGTGTATTTCATGTACTCAATTATTTAATTTACTAATGCAACAGTATTCTAATTTTCTACTATTTTATTGCATTACTACATTATTAACTTGCTGTGATTTCAGAGAATTGAACAATTTTAAATTATCAGTTCGAGAACTATTTCTAAATCAAAATTCTTATTCTCGATACAATTTTTTTCATTTCACTCTAAAAAATCACTCGAATTGACAGAGTTTTTATCCAATTACACAATTGGTTTTTAATCTGATAAATCTTATTAATTTAAAATCGCATCGATTCCTGGTAAAACTCTACCCTCTAAGCTTTCTAACATTGCTCCACCTCCAGTAGATACGTAACTTACTTTATCTGCAAATCCGAATTGTTTTACAGCTGCAACAGAATCTCCTCCTCCAACTAAAGAGAAAGCTCCATTTTTAGTTGCATTGTCGATAAAGTTTCCTAAAGCGATTGTTCCTTTTGCAAAACTTTCCATTTCAAAAACACCTAAAGGTCCGTTCCATAAAATCGTTTTACATTGGTTTACTACAGCTTCAAAATTTTCTAATGATTTCGGACCAGCATCTAATCCTTGCCAGTTATCTGGAATTTCATTTACATCTGAAACTTGAGTTTCTGCATTATTATCAAAAGCGCTAGCAGCAATTACATCAACAGGAATGTGAACTTGTACATTTTTAGCTTTTGCTTTTTCAAGAATCTCTAAAGCTAAATCCATCTTATCATCTTCGCAGATAGAATCTCCAATTTTTCCACCTTGTGCTTTCACAAATGTGAATGTCATTCCACCACCAATAATTAAGTGGTCTACTTTATCTAAAATATTTTCGATTACAGTGATTTTAGAAGAAACTTTTGCTCCACCTAAAACTGCTAAAACAGGTTTTTCTGAATTGTTTAATACCTTATCGATACTTTCAATTTCTTTCGCTAATAAATGTCCGAAACACTTATTTTCTGGAAAAAACTGAGCGATTACTGCTGTAGAAGCATGCGCTCTATGCGCTGTACCAAAAGCATCGTTTACATAAACATCTCCTAATTTTGATAATTGTTCTGCAAAAGCAACATCACCAGCTTTTTCTTCGCCATGAAAACGTAAGTTCTCTAACAATAAAATTTCACCGCTTTTTAATTCAGCAACAGCAGCTTCAGCAGCTTCTCCTACGCAATCTTCTACAAACTTTACTTGCACTCCAATTACTTCGCGTACTTTATCAACAATATGCTTTAAAGAAAATTTTTCATCTACTCCTTTTGGACGACCCAAATGCGACATTAACACACAACTTCCTCCGTCTTCTAAAATTTTAATGATTGTTGATTTAGCTGACTGAATTCTAGTATCATCTGTTACTTGAAATTCGTCGTTTAGTGGCACATTAAAATCTACACGGATTAATGCTTTTTTATCTTCAAAATTAAAATCGTTGATTGTCTTCATTCTTTATGTTTTTTAGAAGTTTGCTTTTTTGTTGATTCCAACAAAAATAATTATTCTAAATTAGAAAAAACACGATTAAAAACGCTTATTTCTCTAAATTTATAACGAAAACGTTTACTGTAAACTTTCTGCTTAATTATGATCTCTTTTACACAAACTTCTGACACTTCTGAGCTAAAACAAATCTTAGCATTACAACAACGAAACTTACCCAAACAACTTACTGAAGAAGAAAAGAAAACACAGGGTTTTGTGACTGTTGAACATGATATAGAAATACTTTCTAAAATGCATAATCTTCATCCGCATATTATAGCAAAAGATAATAATAGTGTTGTTGGCTATGCATTATCGATGTCTACATCATTTAAAAATGAAATTCCTGTTTTAATTCCTATGTTTAATGAAATAGACAAACTTGATATTCATCCGAATTTTATTGTAATGGGACAAGTTTGTGTTGATAAAGCATACAGAGGAAAAGGAATTTTTAGAGGTTTGTATGATACAATGGTTACAACTTTTTCTGGTCAGTTTACAAGTATTATCACAGAAATTGACGCTAATAATACTCGGTCTTTAAAAGCGCATGAAGCTATTGGGTTTTCTGATCTTTGTACTTATGAAACAGAACAACAATTATGGAAAGTTGTTGTTATGAGTATATAGTTTTTAAGATTTCTTAGTTGAATTATTTTTATAAAACTAAAAAATGTCTCTCTGAGTTTTTTTTACAAACCCAAAAAGACATTAATTATGTACTAAAATAAGTTATAAATCTATTTTTTTATAAAACGTTTTATTCCTATTTCTCCCTCATCTGTTTCTATCTTTAACACATATAAACCATTAGATAATTGACTAACATTACACGTTTTTGTGTTTTTAGCTCTTAATATTTTAGCTCCTTGTAAATTATAAACTGTTAACGATTTAATCTCTTTATCTGACTTTATATTTAATTTTTGTAATACAGGGTTTGGCGCTATTTCAGTATTCGTTAAAACAAACTCATTGTCTTCATTAGAGGCAGTCGCTCTACAATTTTCATTATATGTAGCTGTGTTATCTTTAATTGTTGTCCAATCGTTATCACTCATAGTTTTATTATCTACCTGAATACAAGTCAACTCTGGATTTGAAGTAAAATCTGACAATGTTGAATCGATCTTAGTATTATTCCCGTTTTTTATATCTACAGAAGTTAGTTTATTATCGTTTGCATACACACTGTAAATTTCTGAGTTTTCAGATAAATCAAGGTTGATTAATTCGTTATTAGACACATCTAAAACCTCTAACCCTACATTTGAAGAAACATCTATAATTAATAACTCATTTGAATTTAAGTATAACTTTTTTAATGCTGAAGCATCAGTTGTATTGATGGTTCTTAATCTATTATTATTTAGATTTAAATGCGTTAATTCGGTATTATTATTTAAACCTATAGTAAGTATTTCATTATCCTGAAGCTTTGCTTCTTTGATTTTACTGTTTGATAAGTTTAAATCTTCAAGAATATTATTTGATGCATTCAGATATTCTAAATTATCGTGAACAGACAGAAATTCCATTGTGTTGTTAGAAACGTTTAATGTTTTTAATTTGTCGTTTCTAGATACATTTAGAACT
This genomic stretch from Tenacibaculum jejuense harbors:
- a CDS encoding GNAT family N-acetyltransferase; this translates as MISFTQTSDTSELKQILALQQRNLPKQLTEEEKKTQGFVTVEHDIEILSKMHNLHPHIIAKDNNSVVGYALSMSTSFKNEIPVLIPMFNEIDKLDIHPNFIVMGQVCVDKAYRGKGIFRGLYDTMVTTFSGQFTSIITEIDANNTRSLKAHEAIGFSDLCTYETEQQLWKVVVMSI
- a CDS encoding phosphoglycerate kinase, coding for MKTINDFNFEDKKALIRVDFNVPLNDEFQVTDDTRIQSAKSTIIKILEDGGSCVLMSHLGRPKGVDEKFSLKHIVDKVREVIGVQVKFVEDCVGEAAEAAVAELKSGEILLLENLRFHGEEKAGDVAFAEQLSKLGDVYVNDAFGTAHRAHASTAVIAQFFPENKCFGHLLAKEIESIDKVLNNSEKPVLAVLGGAKVSSKITVIENILDKVDHLIIGGGMTFTFVKAQGGKIGDSICEDDKMDLALEILEKAKAKNVQVHIPVDVIAASAFDNNAETQVSDVNEIPDNWQGLDAGPKSLENFEAVVNQCKTILWNGPLGVFEMESFAKGTIALGNFIDNATKNGAFSLVGGGDSVAAVKQFGFADKVSYVSTGGGAMLESLEGRVLPGIDAILN